ccttttattttgttgcacaTTATTTTTACTGCCAGATAAAAACAGGATCATTTTTAGAAATCGACATGTTTCTTTCGTTCAGGTTCAGTTTCGTTCTCCCATCAGACAGCGTCTCTCTCCTCCGGATCAGGTTTTCCTGTTTGGTCGTTGATCCGGTTCAGTTCAGACTCCGTCGTTTACGGAAGAAAGTTGGAGTTGATAGAAAGGGAATCCGCGTTTACGGACAGCTTTGGTTGGGTGATGGCGGCGTCTTTTCTTCTTGCTGTTCCAGCAGCGCAGACGATCCAGGGGGAGTAGAGCAGTTATCCTCCGTCTGCGCAGCAGACCCGCCCACTCATGGAAATGTTCTCGACTGCAGagacttttccagtttttagttCTGATcttattttcctgcagaataATTTTTCTTGTCTGTTCAGCCtgaaaacagattattttttacgtttATGAAAGTATCATCTGTGTGAAACATCATCATCTGTTTGTGGTGATGAAGATCGGGTCAGGAGTCGGACACGAAGATAAATGTATCCTTGATAGGATTCAGAATCCAGGAATCCGAGGTTTGTTTTTACGGAGGATTCTCTCAGGAAATTTTCCGTCTCTCGTCTCCTCAGTTGGATCCGTCTCTGGAGGCGAAGGTGAATCCTCAGAAACAGTCGGTCATCCTGGAGGAGGAGTACCAGGTACGCTCAGCCGTAATCCAGATTATTGGACCTCATGAAGGTCCGATAATCCACGAAAACATTCATCCTTAGAACAGCTGATCTGATCTCACTGTGAACATTTCTgctctatttaaatatttgatcaaattcctctaaaaataaactcttttcttttgtttatttgatataaaaaacttaaagagaaattatttggatgaataaagtttccaacatcacaaaaacatttgtcttcATTCGCCAatatctttacttttttctgttttattttaaagacacattAGTAAAACAGTTGATGAGAATTGACTAATGAATGTTGGCGCTCTCGTCCTCCGTAGAACATCAGGTATGGCGTTTGTTTCCTCCACAGACTCACCTGTCCACCTGGTGGACTACATTTACCTGCAGATCCATGAAAACGTCTAgagtttctgtttcagtttctCTCTCGCTGCTCGTTTGTTTGCTGACGATTCGTCGTCCAGATTTTCATGATCAGAATGATCGTTTTCATTCTCGGGTTTTGATGTTTCTCTGCAGAAGCTGAAAGAAAAGAATCTGGACGAGTGGAAGAACATCCGCGGTCCGCGGCCGTGGGAAGATTCCCGGGAATACCAGGAGCAGCAGCGGCAGAAGCTGAGCAAGGCGTCCTGAgagagtgggcggagccacagcTCCATGGTCACCAGACGTCTCAGgacttgtgtttgtgtgcacgtgCGTTACGTGCGTTATGGTGGTCGGTCTCCCCTGGACTCTGacgaacagccagcaggtgGCGCCTCGCCTTGAGGAAAACTCTGAATCTCAATAAACgatgtttgttgtttctttgtgttgtttcttcagttttttgttgttgtttacgcTGCTTTGCGTCGATTTACGAGCCTGAATCTCAGAGATTAAGCGTCAGAGTTTCTGCTCCGTCTGCTCGTCCGTTGTTGCTCCGCTCTGGATTCATCTCTTTAAtgatatgttttgttttggttccaCTGAACAAAGTTGtgcttttgtttaatatttgtgCGATGATGTCATCGATGTTTTTACACGTTTGACCTTAATTCTGGTACGGAAGACTGAacccaccaaaataaaagtctgaagtttcactttaaaaatgtccataaaacagtaaatatatgaataaaaacaacaataaaaaataaagataatttaaaaactttttttggtttgttttttttaaaaaatttttttaaacattttttgtattttaaggcgttttttttcttaaaattcttggattttcatctattttagattttatgaattgaattaataaaaaaatgtttgtcgtATTTGAATATTTGTTTCATATCTCcgtagaacttttttttatgttttaacgtgtttacagtaaaactaaaactgtttttgttaaatagtttatttcatcTTTGTTTACAATAGAACCTGGAACTATATTAGTTatcttttgtctttatttttttaatcatttttattactattataaTATTTCTTTCTCACTTTCTGCGTCCttatatttctttaacatttcatttttaaaatgtttttgtaagtaAACACTTgttgaaataataaaaccaggaacttaaaatgtcaaaaactttaaaaatgtagattttctgctctataaataaatgtagttcATACATTTTGTTCTTAGTTTTGGCCCTTCCTGCTCTCCGTACAGAGAATGTTTCTTCACAAACTGATCACCTGTAATCCTCCAAACTCATCGGACCAACAACACAAAGTAATCAAGCACTTTGTGTTGGGATTATCAGATTATTCTGTCAGGTTGGACATGAATTTCTGCGGTTTATGAGgttttggtcacatgacctcgGCGTTCTGATGCAGCGAGACGATCAGCTGATCTGAAGCTTCATGGAACCAgaattctgtttaaaatcttCATGGAGGAAGTTTTAGATCAGAAATATGAAGCATTTCTTCACATGacagacatgtttccagtttatCAACTTTGATTTTATCAGGATCGTTAAATCTTTTGCAAACGTCAAACTGATCTGTATGTAAAAGTCTGAACACAAAAACTGTccagaaaaagctgaagtttgtTCTCGTCGTCTTTTTGGCGCTAACGTTCTTCACGCAGCGTCTTCACAGACCGCAGACGCCGAAGGGAATGATGGGTAAAAAACCGAGCGTTGCTCTGCAGCCCAGATGAACCTGAGCGTGAGTCATCAGAGGCTGAAATAGGTCGGCCTGCAGGCCTCGGCGCCTTAATGAGGTCTCAGCGTGTTtggaaagaaacacaaaaatcggcttttttgtaaatgaaattCTCAAGTTTTTCACAAATACAGGAATATTTGGTTCAAGATTTACTGATTTCATCTGAAAATATGGAATAAGACTCAaaataggaggaaaaaaatgagctgaaaTTCAAGTTAAGGATCGTGGGATTGTTGACAGCTGGACGATTAGTGTAAGAGCGAGCAGAAGGTTTCAtaagaaagtttattttacccAAGAAATGTAATTATTGGGGCTTCATTAAGAGGTCGACTATCATGAATGTTCACaacaaaagactaaaacaaaaactaacagtctgaacacacaaagacacaacagagTTTCTATGAAACccaaagaggaaaataaagtcAGCACAAAACTAGTGAGAAACCAAACCGGAAGAACCCCCCCCCATCAGACGGACACTTGGTACGGCCCAACGAGCTTCAGCGTTTGAGTCAGCCACACCCCCCGGAACACCTTTTGCTTCCTGAAGAACACGTGCAGAAACAGAGAATATCTTTTcccgttttttctttttggtttttctctCATGACTccaagaaaactttaaaagtttgaaaactgaggctttaatctaaaatgtgaatttgtggATTATTTCTGTACATaaacgagaaaaacaaaacatccggAGGATCGTTTTGTCTGAGTCTTCGTCTGGGCGGGACAGCGCTTCTCTGAAGGATTTCCAGATAACAGTCGGCGGCGTTCAACCTTCTGATGCTCGTTTCTCATTTATGTTTCAGGTAGAAcaacaataaactttatttaacttaagtTCCTCGTACAGACCCGAAGTGCTGCACaacgatggagaaaaaaacataaagaaagagataaaattagattaaaggTGAAcaagaaaatgcatttaaagttaGATTGTTAAACAGAACAcatcacaaacaaaacagaaatgcagtgaaaaacaaaaatagaaactcctgaaaatgtgaaaaggtctgtttttttcctgttaaaggtttaagagaaaatttccataaatgatcaataaaagtCATTTCAAACTCTTcagactttaacttttttatttgtagagaTTTTTACTATggatgaacaaaagaaaactgaagctgaaatgaatttctaaaatcaaaaacagcaaaagaaaatgtgagatGTTGGATGAAGGATTTATGGAATGTTGGATTAATGGAAATACCATCGGATGGATGAAAAGATGGAAGTTCAAATGAAGAGTCAGAAGTTAGTTGGTGGTTAATCTGATCTCGTAGTTGGTGTTGGTTTGAGGATTAAATCTCatcatttcacttttattcttCTGCCTCTTTTGTCCTGATTTAGCTCATAAACCATTAAAgataatttttgaaaaagacCAGACTCAGTTTTTACTGCAAAGATCCTGAAGTTCACATGTTTGACTTCAGTCTCGCTGGTTGTCCTGGATTTGATCGCAGCAGAAGAAGATCCGGTCAGATCAGATCTGCAGCTGTAGGTCCGACAGGATCCGAGTGGATTAGCAGTGAAGATCCAGACGGTGAGGATCCGGATCAGAATCTTAGCTTCTCTTCGAGTCTCTGAAATGTCACAGATTCAGGAACAGGAAGTGGGCGTGTCCAGAAGAGCCTCATGTGGTTTTTCTTTCCCTCCGTGTCTATAAATAGACGGCGGCTTGGCAGCTGAGGGGGAGTCCACGCAGAACAAATGCACCCTCCGGCTGTCTCGCTTCATTCCCCTCGTAATGAACTCGCACAGATCACCGCCGTCACTTTAGCTCTCCGCCGGGGCAGGGGCCGTATGTTGCCATGGAGACGCCGCTGCTGaacgggggtggggggttcaGAGCGGCTCTCGTCCTCCGTTCAGCATCTTCCAGCCTGATGGAGACGGTTTCTCTGATGTAGAGAGTCGCTGTGAGGGAAGTCCTTCTGCTGAAGGCTACAACAGCTACAGCTGCAACAATAGCTGCTACAGACACAGGCGTGTGCACGTCTCTGAGGGTCTCGCTGGGCTCGAACCATCCGCAGGGAAACAGTCCCTCCAAAACGAATTGGGGCCTGAGTGGAACCGAAATCTGTGAACAGTTTCCCTCGGAACCTCCCGGAAAACCTGTGACTGTCTTTTTGANNNNNNNNNNNNNNNNNNNNNNNNNNNNNNNNNNNNNNNNNNNNNNNNNNNNNNNNNNNNNNNNNNNNNNNNNNNNNNNNNNNNNNNNNNNNNNNNNNNNNNNNNNNNNNNNNNNNNNNNNNNNNNNNNNNNNNNNNNCACTAGCGAAAACAAACACATGTGTTGGGGATATCCTTTAgatcattatgggatggccacacgacctaCGGCTTAGAGGCCATTTTATGCCAAAGTACAACTTTAGCGTTCTCCCACAATATGGGaaagcaacacttttgtttgtgcgattttcacaaaacttcacaaacattgtagcttaagtctacaaccatcACATCATTTTCACGGACCTTGGAAAAAAGCTGCTGTCTTGAatattccaaagaaaaaaaaaaagcacttttactaCCAGCTACAAACAGAAACTCGTTCTAGGGATTTTCATCAATCGGCTCTGGCTCGTCTTagtcgtggacctcgcctctggctcgtcttgatCTTGGACCATGCCTCTGGTTCGTCTTGGCCgcggacctcgcctctggctcgtcttggccgtggacctcgtctctggctcgtcttggccatggacctcgtcttggccgtggacctcgcctctggctcgtcttggccgtggacctcgcctccggcTCGTCTTGGCCATGGACCCCGCCTCCACCcttcccccagtcctatctgaatgaactctattcaaatacgtagttgtagagttagatacgTTGAttcctctttaacagtcctggtaaatctccCGTCCTgagagaggatctctccttcatgtggacatccctgatgtttccttttttttcctgaatcagatttttttaagagtttttctttaccAGGAAGGAGAGTTTGAGCACAGGGATacccagtttaatttagtttgtttagtttttagctattgttgatattataaaaatattttctgcttctgtaaattACACCATTAAATCCAACGAGGGAATTCTTCTGTGATATTGGGCTTTAGAAATAAAACTAGACCGGATCTCCGTCCCGGCGCCTCTGGCCTTCACGTCGGGCTGCAGCGCAGGAGGAAAGCTGACCTGACGTCCCGCTGAAGACGAACCGGAGGTGACTGTCCTCTGTAATTTGGGTGAAGCGACCTTTCAGCGCTGCCACTTGGTTTGAGAGCGCGTTTGTGGTGGTGCTGCCGGGAGGCACAGCGCGGCAGCGTCTGACCCACACCTCCACCTCGCACCTCCGAGACGCTCCCTGACAGAACCGGGCCGGCGGCCTCGGAGGTGTTCTGATCCTGATCCGAGGCGACTCGCCGCCTTTCTGACTTCACAGTTTCACTAGTCATCACTGcggctgcaggtggaggaggcCCCGggcccccccttcccatcagcACCTGGGCCCCCGCTGAACCCCCCACAGCAGCACAGAGGAGAACCGGCGTTCTGTCGGATCGGGGTTCCCCGCCGCTGCATCTGAAGGACCGCCTGCTGCAGACAGCGAGGTGGAGATGTTTGCTGTGAGAATCGATGCAGCCGATCAGCTCCGCCCACCAGACCCCCCCCTTTGAAGCACTCCTCTCTGCAGGAGGTGCAGGAGCCCCCACTGTGATGATCCAGGCTCTGATCCGTTAATCATCACGGTGGACTGAAGCGATGGGCGGAGCATGCTGAGAGCAGGAACGCCGCAGCAGATCTGCAGGCTGACCTCGGCACCgtggtgtggggggggggcatcaCAGCCCCCATCTAAGGCCGTCAGTCTGCATGAACTCATTGTCTTTTAATGAACATGAAGATCACGAGATCATTACAACAAACTGATGGATTTTCTCTTCCAGAGGCGACGCTGCAGAAACGCTGCAGGTTTCTGGATCAGAACTTCTCAACAGTCAAactctgtttcttttattttgctattattttcTGCTGCGATCTCAAACGAGGAGATATCTCCACATTCTTAAAAACGTTGCCGCCTGCTGTGACTCTAGTTGATAAAGATCTGCTGGTTGTGAAACTGTTTGCAGATCTGCGTtggacctcctcctcctgctggtcTCTTGGTGCTTGTAGTTCTGCTTCTTCCTGAAGGCCGATCACGAAGCCTTGCAGCAGTCGTCGTCCCGTTCACCTATCAAACATCAGACTCCTTCTGGAACCCGGATCTCCTCAATCAGCGCCGACGGTACGGTACATCAGCTGAACAAAAACTACGGGATGTTTGTATCTTGCAGATGAAGGGGTGTGACGATTcgtttgattcatatcataatctGTAGTTGCCGATCTGATCGATagttgtttttaggtttttctgaATGATCCAATtggatctgattcactgatctaaaatggatcagaacatctttatGTGACTTTAATGGGACTCAGATAAACACCTGCTACTGAAcagctgaagttttccagattatttctttaagataataaattaaatatgcgTTCAAACAAACAATGAACCAGAATGAacgtcaaatccattcacatttgagtttgataaagttcactCTGCTGCTGTTTATGCAGATGTGTCTCGGCGTCCAGACGGCGTTTCTGCTCCTGCTGTTTGCTGGAAACGTCTGCCCATCCGTCGATGTCAACTGGCTGACCCATGTGGTCGACGCCATCAGGACGAAGTGAGATGCCACTTTACCTTCAATCTTTATTAAGACCAAAAACTTAACGAACAGTCAAGTGTTGGACAGAAAGGGAAGCAGAAAGTCTGAGAACAGAGAGGTGTGAGAAGAAGCAAAGACAGAAGGAGGAAGGAAGCGCGATAACGCGATAAGAGTTTGGGaaccaacaaacacaaactttaaaaagcaattCATTGCTTATGTAGAACTTCATACCCAAAAATGGAGACACCATCACAGGAGTGATAGagaagctgctgaagatgcagaacTGCCGTGAGCTGCTGCACTTTACATACAAGAAAATACAACCATCCACTGCTGGTAGTTTATTACATGAGGCTGAAACTGTGTTCCTGTCTGAAATGACAGTTAAGAAGAAAGGTGTCACATCTGCAGCTCTACAAACCTTTATTTTCTCTAAAGACTaagaaaaaccttcaaatggtttgtaaaaatatttaaatagtttatcaATTAATGTTCCTCTGACTCCTGAGAAGGAAGTGCAGCGCTGAGAGCTCAAACTAGAGGAAAACTTGGTCACGGATCTGTGACCGATGTGTTTAGTGAAACATTATTAAACCTACATTTATGTGGATCTTTACGAGTCGAGGCGTTACTGACCACGAGGAGCAGATCATTTGCACAGTTGGAAAAATGTCTGCGCCTCTGAGCCAAAAACCctaaaactcaccaaaatttgcgCATAACCTAGTATCTGgtggaaattgttttttctgtctcactAGAACAACTAGTGGAGCTAAGAGCTCATCAAAATtcagccaatcaaatcatggCACCATGTGTGCTAAAATCCTCAGCTCGCCATATTATAAAACAAAGTGATCATTCTTAATCAGTGTTATTTGACTGAGGATGTAAAGATaaggttttgtgtttcattGAAGCAAACTTTTAGActgttttcttttgcaggtatGGAATAAAAGGCCAGTTTTGTGTAGCTGCCAACATCCCGCTGACACGAGATGAACACAAGCTTCAggaaattctcaaaaattaCAACTATCTCTCCATTTCAAACCAGATTGAAACAGGTGCGCCGTTTGTGGGCGATGACCTGATCATAGCCAAAGTCATAGGAGGTCCAATTCATGCTGAGGCACAAGTTCTGACACACAAT
The genomic region above belongs to Oryzias melastigma strain HK-1 linkage group LG22, ASM292280v2, whole genome shotgun sequence and contains:
- the LOC112148676 gene encoding cytochrome c oxidase assembly protein COX16 homolog, mitochondrial, which translates into the protein MIGLKTLQRSKTLKYGVPMLMLVVGGSFGLREFAQIRYDAQKIKKRLDPSLEAKVNPQKQSVILEEEYQKLKEKNLDEWKNIRGPRPWEDSREYQEQQRQKLSKAS